TTTTCTATTAAAAAGGTTTACCTCTAATAAAAAAGCCTCCAACACGTGGAGGCTTCGCTTGTCTAAAAACAACTCGTATTAAGTAAAACTTAATGACATAGCTGTATTTCTTAACTTATCAGCAATATCTATTAATGCTGTTTGTAAAGTTTTTACTTCATCTGGTTTTAATTTCATTATCTTTCCTCTTACTGGATTTTCGTGTAAACGCTGTGATAACCATCCACGAGACTTACCAAAATACTTACGGGAAATCTCAGCTAAAGAAATATAAGGAGAAACACTCTCTAATTGTTTTAATATTATTAGAGAGTGCAATTCTTCCACTGCATTTTGTCCTGCC
The genomic region above belongs to Parabacteroides pacaensis and contains:
- a CDS encoding DUF5053 domain-containing protein yields the protein MELIDKIFPSAEMKAEFQQYESLQTDGQREAFFSDLQSKFASESKEEHAERVNKALEAGQNAVEELHSLIILKQLESVSPYISLAEISRKYFGKSRGWLSQRLHENPVRGKIMKLKPDEVKTLQTALIDIADKLRNTAMSLSFT